Proteins encoded together in one Nostoc sp. PCC 7524 window:
- a CDS encoding BMP family protein, producing MTLNFSRRQFVWYGSATLATSWLLKACSSNQTPTPTAASGSQGFKIAIALPGVISDQAWNQSGYEGVNLAKQKLGAEIAYVEQVAQADQTEALTDFARKGYNLVFAHGGQFDAAIEQVAPQFPNTFFVGVNGNLKGENIASLRIDHLQGSYLCGMIGAAVSKSNKLAYIAGQEFPATQDELRGFELGAKSVKPNIQIVSTFTGDWNDVAKAKEATLALISAGADVIYQWLDSASPAVLQTASDKGIYAFGNTKDQLDVAPKAVLTSAVKRLDIAIAYLAELAQKQQIKGEIYTIGLERPDILSLGKFGAGVTAPVQQNALKVKQEIIDQKITFENCQDNGKNTRCVKKAAA from the coding sequence ATGACGTTAAATTTTAGCCGCCGTCAATTTGTCTGGTATGGTTCAGCTACCTTGGCTACCAGCTGGCTATTGAAAGCTTGCAGTAGCAACCAAACGCCAACACCAACAGCTGCTAGTGGCAGCCAAGGGTTTAAAATAGCGATCGCACTCCCTGGAGTCATCAGTGATCAAGCCTGGAATCAGTCTGGTTATGAAGGGGTGAACTTAGCTAAACAAAAGCTAGGTGCAGAAATCGCCTATGTCGAACAAGTCGCCCAAGCTGATCAAACAGAAGCCTTAACAGACTTTGCCCGCAAAGGTTATAATCTCGTATTCGCCCACGGTGGACAATTTGATGCAGCTATCGAACAAGTCGCCCCACAGTTTCCCAATACTTTTTTTGTAGGTGTGAATGGCAATCTCAAAGGTGAAAATATCGCCTCTTTAAGAATAGATCATCTTCAAGGTAGTTATTTGTGTGGCATGATTGGTGCTGCTGTCAGCAAATCAAATAAATTAGCTTATATTGCTGGGCAAGAATTTCCTGCAACTCAAGACGAATTACGGGGATTTGAATTAGGCGCAAAATCCGTTAAACCCAACATTCAAATTGTTTCTACCTTCACGGGTGATTGGAATGATGTTGCTAAAGCCAAAGAAGCCACACTTGCCTTAATTTCTGCTGGTGCAGATGTGATTTATCAATGGTTAGATAGTGCCTCCCCCGCAGTTTTACAAACAGCCAGCGACAAAGGAATTTATGCTTTTGGTAATACTAAGGATCAGTTAGATGTTGCCCCCAAAGCAGTGTTAACCAGTGCCGTAAAACGTCTGGATATAGCAATTGCCTATTTAGCAGAATTAGCCCAAAAACAACAAATTAAGGGAGAAATTTATACAATTGGTTTAGAAAGACCAGATATATTGAGTTTAGGCAAATTTGGGGCAGGAGTCACCGCACCAGTTCAACAAAATGCGCTGAAAGTAAAACAAGAAATTATTGATCAAAAAATTACCTTTGAAAATTGCCAAGACAATGGTAAAAATACTCGTTGTGTGAAAAAAGCAGCAGCCTAA
- a CDS encoding ureidoglycolate lyase, protein MNTSQMVQQLQAEWITSANFWRYGQVIFASADGKAFDAEDAQLNLENGTPRFYIMRLNKRGRKFHKITRHLQCTQCLGSLEGKDWLIAVCPAYNDLDTPVLEEMAAFRIPGNCFIKLHEGTWHAGPYFEHDVVDFYNLELADTNVVDHFTHDFLKNQQLEFEMV, encoded by the coding sequence ATGAATACATCACAAATGGTGCAGCAATTACAGGCGGAATGGATAACATCGGCAAATTTTTGGCGTTATGGACAGGTGATTTTTGCAAGTGCGGATGGTAAAGCTTTTGATGCGGAAGATGCACAATTAAATTTAGAAAATGGTACGCCACGCTTTTATATTATGCGGTTAAATAAGCGTGGGCGAAAGTTTCATAAAATTACTCGCCATCTGCAATGTACGCAATGTTTGGGTTCTTTAGAAGGGAAGGATTGGTTAATTGCGGTGTGTCCTGCTTACAATGATTTGGATACACCAGTGTTAGAGGAAATGGCTGCTTTTCGTATTCCGGGAAATTGTTTTATTAAGTTACATGAGGGTACTTGGCACGCTGGGCCGTATTTTGAGCATGATGTTGTAGATTTTTATAATTTAGAATTGGCTGATACTAATGTAGTAGATCATTTCACCCATGATTTTCTCAAGAATCAACAATTAGAATTTGAGATGGTTTAA
- a CDS encoding DoxX family protein, with protein sequence MNKHKELLRVILAVSLIIVGITHFAVPAPYVKIVPPQLPYPLGLVYLSGFYEILGGIGLLVPPVSQAAAWGVILLFIAVFPANINQAVNHIKIENIPYSDSTLFQVIRLPLQAVLIAWAWWYTQPSDRDKQASLIPKSLIPRELEWYADVDE encoded by the coding sequence ATGAACAAGCACAAAGAACTCTTACGGGTGATTTTGGCTGTATCTCTGATCATAGTTGGAATTACACATTTTGCAGTCCCAGCACCATACGTCAAAATTGTGCCGCCGCAACTTCCCTATCCGTTAGGCTTAGTTTATCTGAGTGGCTTTTATGAAATTTTAGGTGGGATTGGATTGTTAGTTCCGCCTGTCAGTCAAGCTGCGGCTTGGGGTGTAATTTTGTTATTTATTGCGGTTTTCCCTGCTAATATCAATCAGGCAGTCAATCATATTAAGATTGAAAATATACCCTATTCAGATTCAACTTTGTTTCAAGTGATTCGGCTGCCTTTACAAGCTGTTTTAATTGCTTGGGCTTGGTGGTATACGCAACCTAGTGATCGGGACAAGCAGGCTTCTCTAATTCCTAAGTCGCTCATTCCTCGTGAGTTGGAATGGTATGCTGATGTTGATGAATGA
- a CDS encoding ABC transporter ATP-binding protein, protein MYLRLENITKRFGSFVANDNISLNVDTGKIHAILGENGAGKTTLMNIISGLYQPDAGKIYLQDTPVKITSPNEAIQLGIGMIHQHFMLIPQLTVTENIILGTENSWRLNLRQKQQEIAALSQAYGLEVNPHAKVADLPVGTQQRVEILKVLYRQAQLLILDEPTAVLTPPEVESLIYILRQLAAAGNTIIFISHKLEEVIHLCDTVTVLRRGKVIANTNTQAATPQQLATLMVGHEIALQVDKSPPSPGEVILSVQSLQVADDRGVMVVRDVSFQLHAGEILGIAGVDGNGQRELADAITGLRKIKAGKIELPAMKRIGYIPEDRQKMGLVLQFSIAQNLILKAFKNLPFCRRWLLQPAAIKHHATNAMQTFDIRATGEDIQVSQLSGGNQQKVVLARELAGEPDLIVAMQPTRGLDVGATAAVQARLLTEHNRGAAILYISTELEEVITMSDRIAVIYKGEFVAILDAHTVTVEEIGLLMAGGAKICR, encoded by the coding sequence ATGTATTTACGTTTAGAAAATATTACCAAACGCTTCGGTTCATTTGTCGCTAACGATAATATTAGCCTCAATGTTGATACTGGTAAAATTCATGCAATTTTAGGTGAAAATGGTGCAGGTAAGACCACTTTAATGAATATTATTAGTGGTCTATATCAACCTGATGCTGGCAAAATTTATCTGCAAGATACACCAGTTAAAATTACTTCACCTAATGAGGCAATTCAACTGGGAATTGGCATGATTCACCAACATTTCATGCTCATACCCCAGTTAACAGTCACTGAAAATATTATTTTAGGTACAGAAAATAGTTGGCGTTTAAATCTGCGCCAAAAACAGCAGGAAATTGCCGCCTTATCCCAAGCATATGGACTAGAAGTTAACCCCCATGCCAAAGTTGCAGATTTACCAGTCGGGACACAACAAAGAGTAGAAATTCTCAAAGTTCTTTATCGTCAAGCGCAACTATTAATTCTCGATGAACCAACCGCAGTTCTCACACCACCGGAAGTAGAATCATTAATTTATATCTTGCGGCAATTAGCTGCTGCTGGAAACACGATTATTTTTATCAGTCATAAGTTGGAAGAAGTAATTCATCTCTGCGATACAGTAACAGTATTACGACGGGGTAAGGTAATAGCAAATACAAATACCCAAGCCGCCACACCGCAGCAGCTAGCAACATTAATGGTAGGGCATGAAATTGCTTTACAAGTTGATAAATCCCCACCATCGCCGGGAGAGGTGATATTGTCGGTGCAGAGTTTGCAAGTTGCAGATGATAGAGGTGTGATGGTTGTGCGTGATGTGTCTTTTCAACTACACGCGGGGGAAATTTTGGGGATTGCGGGTGTGGATGGAAATGGACAACGGGAATTGGCTGACGCAATAACGGGTTTAAGAAAGATAAAAGCGGGGAAAATTGAACTACCAGCAATGAAGAGGATAGGTTACATACCAGAAGATAGGCAAAAGATGGGTTTGGTGTTGCAGTTTAGTATTGCCCAAAACTTAATTTTAAAAGCCTTTAAAAACTTGCCCTTTTGTCGTCGTTGGTTATTGCAACCAGCAGCAATCAAACATCATGCCACAAATGCCATGCAAACATTTGATATCCGGGCGACTGGGGAAGATATTCAGGTAAGTCAGCTTTCGGGAGGCAATCAGCAGAAGGTAGTGTTGGCGCGAGAACTGGCAGGAGAACCAGATTTAATTGTGGCAATGCAACCCACGCGGGGGTTAGATGTGGGGGCAACAGCCGCAGTTCAGGCGCGATTGTTAACAGAACACAATCGCGGTGCGGCAATATTGTATATTTCTACTGAGTTAGAAGAAGTCATCACCATGAGCGATCGCATTGCGGTAATCTACAAAGGTGAATTTGTGGCGATATTAGATGCACACACAGTCACAGTTGAGGAGATTGGTTTATTAATGGCTGGGGGAGCGAAAATTTGTCGGTAA